A genome region from Deltaproteobacteria bacterium includes the following:
- a CDS encoding type II toxin-antitoxin system HicA family toxin, with protein sequence MGQLSGFRYRDIVQRLKLFGFSFLRQAAGSHEIWYNKSTGRYTTIPNHAGDMPQGTLRAILKQADISAEDFINMKHS encoded by the coding sequence ATGGGACAGTTGTCCGGTTTTAGATATCGAGACATCGTACAACGTCTCAAGTTATTCGGCTTCTCGTTCCTCCGTCAAGCGGCGGGAAGCCACGAAATCTGGTACAATAAATCAACAGGCCGCTATACAACGATCCCAAATCACGCAGGCGATATGCCCCAGGGTACCCTCAGGGCAATCTTGAAACAAGCGGATATTTCAGCCGAAGATTTCATCAACATGAAACATTCATGA
- a CDS encoding DUF1902 domain-containing protein, with product MEKMIKIHLEKLPEGLYLATSDDIQGLVAQGRTVSETLEIARDVAKKLIEEQGFPAVNLGAISDSFEYPLIVGT from the coding sequence ATGGAAAAAATGATTAAAATTCATCTCGAAAAATTGCCTGAAGGGCTATACCTGGCGACATCCGATGATATTCAGGGATTGGTTGCGCAGGGGAGAACCGTTTCCGAGACGCTTGAAATCGCGAGGGATGTGGCTAAAAAGCTCATAGAAGAGCAAGGCTTCCCAGCCGTAAATCTGGGAGCTATCAGTGATTCTTTTGAGTATCCTTTGATCGTAGGAACATAA